Proteins co-encoded in one Aspergillus luchuensis IFO 4308 DNA, chromosome 6, nearly complete sequence genomic window:
- a CDS encoding uncharacterized protein (COG:M;~EggNog:ENOG410PH05;~InterPro:IPR002110,IPR036770,IPR031348,IPR020683;~PFAM:PF12796,PF00023,PF17111;~go_function: GO:0005515 - protein binding [Evidence IEA]), translating into MDPLSISSSVIAIATLAAQVCSKLSELRALYKCLPGRLHAVNNEVADLEVVLLEVAFVVKKRQTFLEKELSSIPHLLKQAHTKLNELKAIVCKLTAVCRAGRVPISLVLSWRKEEQTKLQVLQDDLRTIKSSLNIMLGASNSHDMMKIRLEIESFSTITAHSMQQQQVALQNHFSGALVAVNERIARVEEMLREQALQVSESQTVQVGSSYIASQPRRRLPGISKPTVLAASPRSEGIGVRVAPFIVTCGPKCICACHREKKSATPAFLDRVVGRLFVGYSGIPAFSPRCTVDTCQKLRASQVSLEYWFPIGFWSSTIVRMQVGYQPNVGSLLQLDTLRRVPDTAQCVNFALNGDIEGLKYLFTHGLASPRDVSTTRGYSVLRWALYGKQYETCEFLIHAGADPDYRPIAASDNSPKNKACHFLLEGGLPDNAVKALRTITKGGYLDEFIENSNFTQTHKIVLGLSLNNLEEEIIQHPEDINAVDAMGRTPLAWAAARGDTRAIVTLLSQGADPNIMDVQLSGPLSNAAAQGHTVSVRLLLEAGAYPDTAKFTGVKKGSPLNCAARNSRSVVLLKSLLDFGAEVDASGTDGKTALLQAARIDNPSFAMLLLEYGADINATAADDSTPLTTAITYNSHNVLRLILDRWHEYSSCPRLKGPHLLQIVALYADLETINILTGTDHFRAKYDNRYTHGDFSDHLRQRPDFTENLAAAFDELLTIINQRPAVDESLDSLMEAGFFSCLPSRVNSQQEDMLQEPGSPASSDKSFADALEYLSISSDGQMKA; encoded by the exons ATGGATCCACTATCGATCAGTTCCAGCGTTATTGCGATCGCAACATTAGCCGCTCAAGTCTGTTCCAAGTTGTCGGAACTACGAGCCTTGTACAAGTGTCTGCCTGGTCGGCTGCACGCTGTCAACAATGAGGTTGCTGATCTGGAAGTAGTCCTCCTGGAAGTTGCCTTTGTGGTGAAAAAGCGGCAGACCTTTCTAGAGAAGGAACTATCCTCCATTCCCCACCTCTTGAAACAGGCACATACCAAGCTGAATGAGCTGAAGGCTATTGTTTGCAAACTCACTGCTGTCTGCCGTGCGGGACGAGTGCCCATATCTTTGGTTCTTTCCTGGcggaaggaggagcagacCAAGTTGCAGGTGCTGCAAGATGATCTTCGAACAATCAAGAGCAGCTTAAATATCATGCTCGGGGCTTCAAACTC GCATGATATGATGAAAATCCGTCTGGAAATCGAGTCGTTTTCTACAATAACAGCACATTcaatgcagcagcaacaggtTGCGTTGCAAAACCATTTTAGCGGCGCTCTTGTGGCAGTTAACGAGCGCATAGCACGGGTAGAAGAGATGCTTCGTGAGCAGGCCCTTCAAGTCAGTGAAAGCCAAACCGTCCAGGTGGGCTCGTCATACATTGCATCTCAACCTCGTCGAAGACTGCCAGGGATATCTAAACCCACCGTGCTAGCCGCTTCCCCGCGCTCGGAGGGTATCGGTGTGAGAGTCGCACCATTCATCGTTACCTGCGGACCAAAGTGCATTTGCGCATGCCATCGTGAGAAGAAGTCAGCGACTCCTGCATTCCTTGACCGAGTGGTTGGACGGCTTTTTGTCGGATACTCTGGAATTCCCGCCTTTAGTCCGAGATGTACTGTCGATACCTGCCAAAAGTTACGAGCAAGTCAAGTCAGCCTGGAGTACTGGTTCCCGATCGGCTTCTGGTCGTCCACAATTGTTAGAATGCAGGTGGGCTATCAGCCTAATGTTGGATCACTGTTGCAGTTGGATACGCTGAGACGAGTGCCGGACACCGCGCAGTGCGTGAACTTTGCTCTCAACGGGGATATTGAGGGCTTGAAATACCTCTTTACTCATGGCCTCGCCTCTCCGCGGGACGTCAGTACCACTCGAGGATACTCCGTCCTTCGATGGGCGCTGTACGGAAAACAATATGAGACTTGTGAGTTCCTTATTCATGCTGGCGCAGACCCAGATTACAGACCCATCGCCGCAAGCGACAATAGTCCGAAAAACAAAGCTTgccatttccttctcgaAGGGGGGCTGCCAGACAATGCCGTCAAGGCTCTTCGCACGATAACAAAAGGCGGATACTTAGATGAGTTCATCGAGAACTCCAATTTTACCCAGACTCACAAGATTGTCCTAGGCCTATCCCTGAACaacctggaggaggagattatTCAACATCCTGAGGATATCAACGCTGTTGATGCAATGGGCCGGACTCCACTAGCTTGGGCAGCAGCAAGAGGGGACACTCGAGCGATCGTCACTCTGCTAAGTCAGGGAGCTGACCCCAATATCATGGATGTGCAACTCTCAGGCCCCTTATCAAATGCAGCGGCTCAAGGTCATACTGTCAGTGTTCGTCTTCTCCTAGAAGCTGGTGCATATCCCGATACCGCCAAATTCACCGGAGTGAAAAAAGGGAGCCCTCTCAACTGTGCCGCACGAAATTCTCGAAGTGTCGTCTTGCTCAAGAGTCTTTTAGACTTTGGAGCAGAGGTAGATGCCTCTGGGACAGATGGCAAAACTGCCCTCCTCCAAGCGGCACGTATCGACAATCCCAGTTTTGCTATGCTCTTGCTGGAATATGGAGCGGATATCAACGCCACTGCTGCCGATGACTCGACCCCTCTTACGACTGCAATTACCTATAACAGCCACAATGTCCTTCGACTGATCCTTGATCGTTGGCATGAGTACTCGTCTTGTCCCCGTCTCAAGGGACCGCATCTTTTGCAGATTGTCGCGCTGTATGCTGATTTGGAGACCATTAACATTCTCACGGGAACTGACCATTTCCGGGCGAAGTATGACAATCGATATACTCATGGGGATTTCTCTGATCACCTGCGCCAGCGGCCCGATTTCACAGAAAATTTGGCGGCTGCGTTCGATGAGCTGCTGACCATCATTAATCAGCGACCAGCTGTGGATGAGTCGCTGGACAGCCTGATGGAGGCTGGATTTTTCTCTTGTTTACCTTCCCGAGTCAACTCGCAACAGGAAGATATGCTCCAAGAGCCCGGCAGTCCTGCCAGCTCGGATAAGAGCTTTGCAGATGCATTGGAGTACCTGTCTATATCTTCAGATGGCCAGATGAAGGCATGA
- a CDS encoding uncharacterized protein (COG:S;~EggNog:ENOG410PX22;~InterPro:IPR010730;~PFAM:PF06985), which produces MPSTLCSRCRFLYLSAESLARYGFTEVGSETSRPHLQFPAGQHSIPIEFDCRDDLPELPALRASGEAGCSFCPALRRSLLNGISEIRLRSWSPEEHDQKYSTVKVVKVSLMAEFRASDNERSKFAAIIIEWDLLRPGQDRYAGDMTGPDGLIYFKLCAHSDDPLARYLGIAYPHPDQDRLSTENTKTIRDHLTECDQHHNHASSVIHHGESIAARLPLRLIEITQGQEGKKLRLVETKDLNRHGSNCQDASNVPKYAALSYRWGSDEFLVTTPSNLQAHYEDIPLSPFSADDPTATLPPGFRDVVDICCVLGISYLWIDSLCIIQKETRTKEQGLLEIQQDQSRRDWASESTKMHSIYMSSYLTIYLTATDTPLEKVFDRPVCDSECLKCLIPITYSIDNHPEIHGSFFIEPSSYTGELDHLFWNPYLAAEDELDSSVWNTRGWTLQERLLSPRKLYIGVTDMLGLGLFTCPSPKDYGRDVELAKRPRRHKSLDKLEIGGTSSSTGAEGPDKVELYKAWYKIVEDYTCRDLTVPSDKLPAVAGIARTHALALNDEYLVGLWVQDLASGLLWATRNAMSPGMDRWFGERERRPMIPTEHYRAPTWSWCANDGAVEFLASNLYNPRPEIEVLGHDIIPQYAGDGYGQLAVDQGDRGYVKLRAKIRAARMEARFQPLPEGMLRAFPGLNNRDPEEENKKFQLRYVHVADGTKESHSETIFLDHAGCYLEEQEVYLMIVSRGDGKVWSEPVQYEDGVQSAGLVLLKCPNQTRLQFKRIGFYAHFYDFGLTPVFDDCEPQTIYLV; this is translated from the exons ATGCCATCCACCCTTTGCAGTAGATGCAGATTTCTATACCTGAGCGCCGAGTCCCTAGCGAGATACGGCTTCACTGAAGTTGGATCAGAAACCAGCAGACCCCACCTGCAATTCCCAGCCGGGCAACATTCCATTCCTATCGAATTCGACTGTCGTGATGACCTCCCCGAGTTACCGGCTCTTAGGGCGTCAGGCGAGGCAGGATGCTCATTCTGCCCAGCGCTCCGGAGATCGCTGCTGAATGGCATTAGCGAAATTCGTCTGCGCAGCTGGTCCCCAGAAGAGCATGATCAAAAATACTCCACAGTCAAGGTGGTCAAGGTTTCACTGATGGCAGAATTCAGAGCCTCGGACAATGAGAGAAGTAAATTCGCCGCAATCATAATTGAATGGGATCTTCTCAGACCAGGACAGGATCGATATGCGGGCGACATGACTGGGCCTGATGGTCTAATTTATTTCAAGCTATGTGCACATTCTG ATGACCCCCTTGCACGCTATCTAGGCATCGCATATCCCCATCCCGATCAAGATAGGCTATCCACTGAAAACACAAAGACAATCCGAGACCATTTGACTGAATGCGACCAGCACCATAATCATGCCTCCAGCGTTATCCACCATGGGGAGTCCATAGCCGCCAGGTTGCCTCTCCGGCTTATCGAAATCACCCAAGgccaggaagggaaaaagctACGCTTAGTGGAAACCAAAGATCTGAATCGTCATGGTTCAAACTGTCAAGATGCCTCCAACGTCCCAAAGTATGCTGCACTCAGCTACCGCTGGGGCTCCGACGAGTTCCTCGTCACAACCCCCAGCAACCTCCAAGCGCATTACGAGGATATCCCACTATCGCCATTCTCAGCAGATGACCCCACGGCGACTCTGCCGCCGGGTTTCAGAGACGTCGTTGACATATGCTGCGTATTGGGCATTTCCTATTTGTGGATTGACAGCCTCTGCATCATccagaaagaaacaagaacCAAAGAGCAGGGTCTTCTTGAGATCCAACAGGACCAGTCCCGACGCGACTGGGCCTCGGAGTCGACCAAAATGCACAGCATCTACATGTCATCATACCTGACAATTTACTTGACTGCCACGGATACGCCCCTTGAGAAAGTCTTTGATCGACCTGTATGTGACTCTGAATGTCTGAAATGTCTGATTCCCATTACATACTCCATCGACAACCACCCTGAAATTCACGGCTCATTCTTCATCGAACCCTCATCTTACACGGGCGAGCTGGATCACCTTTTCTGGAACCCATACCTAGCGGCCGAAGACGAACTGGACTCGTCAGTATGGAATACTCGCGGATGGACCCTACAGGAACGACTCCTATCACCACGAAAACTCTACATCGGAGTAACTGATATGCTCGGTCTAGGTTTATTTACCTGCCCCTCGCCAAAAGATTATGGGCGCGATGTCGAGCTGGCAAAACGGCCCCGACGTCACAAGTCACTAGATAAGCTAGAGATCGGCGGAACATCATCTTCGACGGGCGCAGAAGGTCCCGACAAAGTAGAATTATACAAAGCCTGGTACAAAATCGTGGAAGACTACACCTGTCGCGATCTCACCGTCCCAAGCGACAAATTACCAGCGGTTGCCGGCATCGCGCGCACTCATGCTTTGGCTTTGAACGATGAGTACCTTGTCGGATTATGGGTCCAGGATCTGGCCTCCGGACTTCTTTGGGCCACCCGTAACGCGATGAGTCCTGGGATGGATCGGTGGTTCGGGGAAAGAGAACGTCGGCCAATGATCCCAACGGAACATTATCGCGCACCGACATGGTCGTGGTGTGCCAATGATGGGGCGGTTGAGTTTCTTGCAAGTAATCTCTATAACCCGAGACCGGAAATTGAGGTTCTCGGTCACGATATAATCCCGCAGTACGCGGGAGACGGTTATGGGCAACTGGCAGTCGACCAAGGGGACCGGGGATATGTGAAGCTCAGAGCGAAGATTAGAGCGGCCCGGATGGAGGCTCGCTTTCAGCCATTACCAGAAGGCATGCTGCGGGCTTTCCCTGGACTGAATAACCGTGATCCCGAGGAGGAAAATAAGAAGTTTCAATTGCGATATGTCCATGTGGCCGACGGTACTAAAGAGAGTCATAGTGAGACTATATTCCTGGATCATGCAGGGTGCTATCTTGAGGAACAGGAAGTCTACCTGATGATCGTATCGAGAGGTGATGGGAAAGTATGGTCGGAGCCTGTTCAGTACGAAGATGGGGTCCAGTCTGCTgggttggtgctgctgaAGTGTCCGAATCAGACGAGGTTGCAGTTCAAACGGATTGGCTTCTACGCACATTTTTATGATTTTGGCCTCACCCCGGTCTTCGATGATTGTGAGCCGCAGACTATCTATCTGGTGTAA
- a CDS encoding putative alpha-1,3-mannosyltransferase (CAZy:GT71;~COG:S;~EggNog:ENOG410PKWN;~InterPro:IPR022751,IPR029044;~PFAM:PF11051;~TransMembrane:1 (i25-45o);~go_function: GO:0016757 - transferase activity, transferring glycosyl groups [Evidence IEA];~go_process: GO:0006486 - protein glycosylation [Evidence IEA]): MTWDESRKLLSHNMSQFAAIRSQRGFRIVFAAIAVIFALSIFMLLPPASTTTKVLGFGQGQKPTTQSSSAEAITIDTSLITDISQYFADYPIQKPFKEKFGELGRRNRVLRDWLIQAETSQDSTTKSILHNAIEEVAIAQYSFLQPPKQTESHQSRSSRHPVQDLRASFEPDSAGIVIPTSDHTLRYAAHLIASLRSVLNSTLPIQVVYAGDDDLSPTNRNHLLTLAASGPAITFLNILTVFDDTTLKLKTGGWAIKPFAALASPFEKVILADADAVFLQPPEALLQHDAFVNKGALLFHDRLLWKHAFEGRHEWWRDQIRRPSKEMDASLVWTEDYAEEADSGLVVLDKSRPDTFMGLLHICWQNTYDVREETTYKITYGDKESWWLGLELAGAEYEFSKHYGGVVGWENVDDKERVGVCSFVIAHVDAKGRLLWYNGSLLKNKGQVGMEDIYEVPDKWMIDAEWVKGARKQDHSCMVGGEVRELTRDELDVLQRSIAAARQVDTLVRTS, translated from the coding sequence ATGACTTGGGATGAGTCCAGAAAGCTGCTCTCGCACAATATGAGCCAATTTGCGGCTATCCGAAGCCAGCGAGGCTTTCGGATCGTCTTCGCGGCTATCGCAGTCATATTTGCACTTTCCATCTTCATGTTGCTTCCGCCAGCATCAACGACGACCAAAGTTCTCGGATTCGGGCAGGGACAGAAGCCCACGACCCAGTCATCTTCAGCTGAGGCTATCACGATAGATACTAGCCTTATCACCGACATATCCCAATACTTTGCGGACTATCCCATCCAGAAACCCTTCAAAGAGAAGTTCGGCGAGCTAGGCCGCCGCAACCGAGTTCTCCGCGACTGGCTCATTCAAGCCGAAACCTCCCAAGACTCTACCACCAAGTCCATCTTACACAACGCGATTGAAGAAGTCGCCATTGCGCAATATTCTTTCCTGCAACCTCCCAAGCAGACTGAGTCCCACCAATCTAGATCTTCCCGTCACCCAGTACAAGACCTCCGCGCTTCCTTCGAGCCCGACTCTGCCGGTATCGTTATCCCAACCAGCGACCATACCCTCCGTTATGCCGCTCACCTTATTGCCTCGCTTCGCTCTGTCCTCAACTCCACTCTGCCTATTCAAGTTGTCTACGCAGGCGATGACGACCTCTCCCCTACGAACCGGAACCACCTGTTGACTTTGGCTGCCTCTGGCCCCgccatcaccttcctcaacatcctcaccGTCTTCGATGACACAACCCTCAAGTTGAAAACAGGCGGTTGGGCCATAAAACCCTTCGCGGCATTGGCCTCCCCTTTCGAGAAAGTTATCCTTGCAGATGCCGATGCTGTCTTCCTACAACCCCCGGAAGCACTCCTCCAGCATGACGCCTTCGTCAACAAAGGCGCGCTTCTTTTCCACGATCGTCTCCTTTGGAAGCACGCTTTCGAGGGCCGTCACGAGTGGTGGCGGGATCAGATACGCCGACCTAGTAAGGAGATGGACGCCTCTCTTGTCTGGACGGAAGATTacgccgaagaagcagacTCGGGCCTCGTGGTGCTCGACAAAAGTAGGCCGGATACGTTCATGGGACTGTTGCATATCTGCTGGCAGAATACATACGACGTGCGCGAGGAAACTACGTATAAGATCACTTACGGGGATAAGGAGAGCTGGTGGTTGGGATTGGAATTAGCTGGCGCCGAGTATGAGTTCTCGAAGCACTACGGAGGCGTCGTCGGGTGGGAGAATGTTGATGATAAGGAAAGAGTCGGTGTATGTAGTTTTGTGATAGCGCATGTGGATGCCAAGGGGCGGTTGCTGTGGTATAATGGCAGTTTGTTGAAGAACAAGGGACAGGTTGGTATGGAGGATATCTATGAGGTTCCGGATAAGTGGATGATTGATGCGGAGTGGGTTAAAGGGGCGAGGAAACAGGACCATAGTTGTATGGTCGGTGGTGAGGTCAGAGAGCTTACAAGGGACGAGTTGGATGTGCTGCAGAGGTCGATTGCTGCCGCAAGGCAGGTGGATACGCTGGTGCGTACAAGTTGA
- a CDS encoding beta-glucosidase (CAZy:GH3;~COG:G;~EggNog:ENOG410PHDM;~InterPro:IPR017853,IPR036962,IPR002772,IPR036881, IPR026891,IPR013783,IPR001764;~PFAM:PF14310,PF00933,PF01915;~SECRETED:SignalP(1-22);~go_function: GO:0004553 - hydrolase activity, hydrolyzing O-glycosyl compounds [Evidence IEA];~go_process: GO:0005975 - carbohydrate metabolic process [Evidence IEA]): MKVPADHALLLSGLLLAPSVGASTCQEPINHVGEPNSYVQPLNTSILTPYGSSPPVFPSPETKGKGGWEKALVQAKNWVSQLTVEEKAWMATGQPGPCVGNILPIPRLNFTGLCLQNGPQCIQQGDYSSVFVSGVSAAASWDRKLLYDRGYAMATEHKGKGTHVVLGPIGGPLGRSPYDGRTWEGFAADPYLTGVCMEETILGIQDAGVQANAKHFIANEQETQRNPTYAPDANATTYIQDSVSSNLDDRTLHEIYMWPFANAARARVSSFMCSYNRVNGSHSCQNSYLLNHLLKTELGFQGYVMSDWGATHSGVASAESGMDMTMPGGFTVYGELWTEGSYFGKNLTEAINNGTITTNRIDDMIVRIMTPYFWLGQDKDYPSVDASVGPLNVDSPPDTWLYDWKFTGPTNRDVRGNNSAMIREHGAASTVLLKNERNALPLRKPRNIVIVGNDAGSDTQGPSTQTDFEYGVLANAGGSGTCRFSYLSTPQDAITTRARQYGGRVQTWLNNTLITEKSMPELWNPEQPDVCLVFLKSWSEENVDRTYLTLDWNGNAVVEAVAKYCNNTVVVTHSAGVNVLPFADHPNVTAILAAHYPGEEAGNAIADLLFGDANPSAKLPYVIAYNESDYNAPLTTAVATNGTYDWQSWFDEELEVGYRYFDAHNIPVRYEFGFGLSYTTYNLTKPVAAKPVASNLTALPEQRAVQPGGNPALWDTVYTLTAQVSNTGSVDGYAIPQLYVGFPDTAPAGTPPSQLRGFEKVWLEAGETKKVTFELMRRDVSYWDVTAQDWRIPAGEFTFKAGFSSHDFHANTTATLLRN, encoded by the exons ATGAAGGTCCCGGCCGACCACGCCCTGCTTTTGTCTGGCCTGCTGCTGGCTCCATCCGTGGGTGCCAGCACTTGCCAGGAACCTATCAACCATGTAGGCGAGCCAAACAGCTACGTTCAGCCTCTCAATACCTCTATCCTTACTCCCTATGGCAGCTCACCACCGGTATTCCCTTCTC CCGAAACTAAGGGCAAGGGTGGCTGGGAAAAGGCCCTGGTTCAGGCCAAGAACTGGGTATCGCAGCTCACAGTCGAGGAGAAAGCCTGGATGGCCACCGGTCAGCCGGGTCCCTGCGTGGGAAACATTCTGCCCATCCCTCGCCTCAACTTCACTGGTCTCTGTCTGCAGAATGGTCCCCAGTGTATTCAGCAGGGTGACTACTCCAGCGTTTTCGTCAGCGGTGTGTCCGCCGCTGCCAGTTGGGATCGTAAGCTGCTATACGACCGTGGGTATGCCATGGCTACAGAGCACAAGGGCAAGGGCACCCACGTCGTCCTCGGTCCCATCGGCGGTCCCCTCGGTCGTAGTCCTTATGACGGACGTACCTGGGAAGGCTTCGCGGCCGATCCCTACCTGACCGGTGTTTGCATGGAGGAGACCATTCTCGGTATCCAAGACGCCGGTGTGCAAGCAAACGCAAAGCACTTCATTGCCAACGAACAAGAGACGCAGCGTAACCCTACCTATGCCCCGGACGCCAACGCCACAACCTACATCCAGGACTCTGTCTCCTCCAACCTTGATGACCGCACCCTTCACGAAATTTACATGTGGCCCTTCGCCAACGCCGCCCGCGCTCGCGTCTCCAGCTTCATGTGCTCCTACAACCGTGTCAACGGCTCCCACTCGTGCCAGAACTCGtacctcctcaaccacctcctcaaGACCGAGCTGGGCTTTCAAGGCTATGTCATGTCCGACTGGGGTGCCACCCACAGTGGTGTCGCCTCCGCCGAGAGCGGCATGGACATGACCATGCCCGGTGGCTTCACCGTCTACGGCGAGCTGTGGACCGAGGGATCCTACTTCGGCAAGAACCTCACCGAGGCCATCAACAAcggcaccatcaccaccaaccggATCGACGACATGATCGTGCGCATCATGACGCCCTACTTCTGGCTCGGTCAAGACAAGGATTACCCCAGCGTCGACGCCTCCGTTGGTCCCCTGAACGTCGACTCACCCCCCGACACCTGGCTCTACGACTGGAAGTTCACAGGTCCCACCAACCGCGACGTTCGCGGCAACAACAGCGCCATGATCCGCGAACACGGCGCTGCATCCACCGTCCTGCTGAAGAACGAGCGCAACGCGCTCCCCCTGCGCAAGCCCCGtaacatcgtcatcgtcggcaaCGACGCCGGCTCCGACACCCAGGGCCCCTCCACCCAGACCGACTTCGAATACGGCGTGCTCGCTAACGCCGGTGGCTCCGGTACCTGCCGCTTCAGCTACCTCTCCACTCCCCAGGACGCCATCACAACGCGTGCCCGCCAGTACGGCGGCCGGGTGCAGACCTGGCTCAACAACACTCTCATCACGGAGAAGTCCATGCCCGAGCTCTGGAACCCCGAGCAGCCCGACGTGTGCCTTGTCTTCCTCAAGTCCTGGTCCGAGGAAAATGTCGACCGCACCTACCTGACCCTCGACTGGAACGGCAATGCCGTCGTCGAAGCCGTCGCCAAGTACTGCAACAACACCGTCGTGGTCACCCACTCCGCTGGTGTCAATGTCCTCCCCTTCGCCGACCACCCCAACGTCACCGCCATCCTGGCCGCCCACTACCCCGGTGAGGAAGCCGGTAACGCCATCGCCGACCTCCTCTTCGGCGACGCCAACCCCTCCGCCAAGCTGCCCTATGTGATCGCCTACAACGAATCGGACTACAACGCTCCGCTCACCACCGCTGTCGCTACCAACGGCACCTACGACTGGCAGAGCTGGTTCGACGAGGAGCTCGAAGTCGGATACCGCTACTTCGATGCCCACAACATCCCCGTCCGTTACGAGTTCGGCTTCGGTCTCAGTTACACTACCTACAACTTGACCAAGCCGGTCGCTGCTAAGCCGGTGGCCTCAAACTTGACTGCCCTTCCGGAGCAGCGTGCTGTCCAGCCTGGTGGTAACCCCGCTCTCTGGGATACCGTGTACACCCTCACTGCACAGGTGAGCAACACTGGCAGCGTGGATGGTTACGCTATTCCACAGCTGTACGTCGGATTCCCTGATACTGCGCCCGCGGGTACCCCCCCTAGCCAGCTGCGTGGATTCGAGAAGGTCTGGCTTGAGGCGGGCGAGACCAAGAAGGTGACTTTCGAGCTGATGCGCAGAGATGTGAGTTACTGGGATGTGACGGCGCAGGATTGGCGCATCCCGGCTGGCGAGTTTACTTTCAAGGCTGGTTTCAGTAGTCATGACTTCCATGCCAATACGACTGCCACTTTGCTTAGGAATTAA
- a CDS encoding uncharacterized protein (COG:S;~EggNog:ENOG410Q2CK), which yields MTKGLTFDVRYDNELAHQYYGEGERLTKTLQDVYKGKNLEFPKNFDSTQTTPPIYFMSVEAPDDVDVDGLRNVDVPSGLNVEILDFD from the exons ATGACTAAAGGTCTG ACCTTCGATGTCCGCTACGACAACGAGCTCGCCCATCAATACTACGGGGAAGGGGAACGGCTCACTAAAAC GCTCCAAGACGTGTATAAGGGCAAAAACCTGGAGTTCCCCAAAAATTTCGATTCCACACAGACCACCCCACCGATCTACTTCATGTC GGTCGAGGCGCCTGACGATGTAGATGTGGACGGACTGAGGAATGTGGATGTCCCTTCAGGCTTGAATGTCGAGATTCTCGACTTCGATTGA